CCGCATCGCCAGCGCGGCCATCACCGCTGCCCGGCCGCTGGTGATGAGAATATCCGGCCAGGGCGGCTGGATCCGGTCGCCGGAAGGGCTGAAACTGTACCGGGCCCCCGGACGGAGCAGCGGCGATAATTGCCGCCAGGGCGTGCGCAGGCGGATGCGTTTCACCACCGGCTCCAGACCCATGGCCTCTGCCAGACCAAGGCAGGGGTTTTCCGTGCCGGCCTTGCCATCCGTCACAATCCAGCATGCCGGCCAGCATACCAGCGGCGATTTGCTTCGGGAATTCAGGGTTTTCTCCCGTCAGGGGAACAGGTTAATTCTTTTTGTTTCATAAAGTTGTGTGTAACATCACCATCGATACGCAGTCTGCACAAAAGAAGAATAAGGGGGAAAAATGCGTCGCCCGAAGCTTGACCCTCTAGACAGAAAAATCCTGAAGATGCTGCAGGACAATGGCCGCATGACCAACGTGGAACTGGCCCAGAATCTGGGCCTCTCTGCGCCGCCCTGCCTGCGCCGCGTCCGCGCGCTGGAGGAGTCGGGCTATATCCGTGGCTATCACGCCAGGCTGAACGCCTCGGCCCTGGGCTATACGCTGACGGTTTTTACCCTGGTCAGCCTATCCAGCCATGCCGACGCTGACTTGCAGCATTTCAGCACCCTGGTCGAATCCTGGCCCCAGGTTGTGGAGTGTTACATGCTGGCTGGCGACTATGACTTCCTGCTGAAGGTCGTGGCAAAAAATTGGGACGAATACCAGGATTTCCTGACCACAACGCTGACGGCAGCGCCCAACATCGCCCATGTAAAATCTACCATGACTGTCCGGAAAACCAAGTTTGTCACGGGCGTTCCTGTCCCCATGGACGAAACGGCGGACACCGGAAAATGACAACACACCGCAAACCTTCCCTTCCCGCCAGGACGGAAAAGCACAGCCCCTGGGCGGCTATCCGGGCCGCGGACCAGGGATCAGCCATCGCCTGGTCCAGGATCGAGGATCTGGTATGCCTGCTGGGGGAACAGGGGTTTCTGGAGCTTCCTGCCCTGTATCCCCGCATCCGGTTCACCCAGACCCTCGATGCGCTGGAATGGGCCTGCGACGGCCAGCCGGGGTACAGGATCTGGT
This DNA window, taken from Pseudomonadota bacterium, encodes the following:
- a CDS encoding Lrp/AsnC family transcriptional regulator, encoding MRRPKLDPLDRKILKMLQDNGRMTNVELAQNLGLSAPPCLRRVRALEESGYIRGYHARLNASALGYTLTVFTLVSLSSHADADLQHFSTLVESWPQVVECYMLAGDYDFLLKVVAKNWDEYQDFLTTTLTAAPNIAHVKSTMTVRKTKFVTGVPVPMDETADTGK